The genomic region GGACTGTCGCCACTAACACTAATAATATAACGGCTTTAGACTTGATAGAAATGAATGGCATACCCATTATTTCATATTAAACGCACATCGTTAAATCTTTAAACGCAAAAAAGATTAAAAAAATCTAATAGTGTTGTAACGCCGCATTGACATGTCCGTTTTATTAGCCTTGTCACCTCATCATCTTCCTGCACTCCTCGGCACAGCTTCTACAGGAGCTGGCGGTTATCCTGCAGTGCCCAAGGCTCTTGTGTTTGTCGCATTCGGCCGCGCACGCGTCGCATACGTCTGCGCACACCCTGCATATGTTCCTGGCGTACTCGCTGTCCCTGGACATGTATCGGGCCGACGCCGCGCAGATGTCCGAGCAGTCCCTGAGCAGCTGGATACACTTCGACAGCATTTTCACGTTCGGGTCTCTTAAACAATCTGTAGCGCATGCCTCGCACGACTCTGCACAATCAAAGCACGCCTCAATGCAGCTTTGGTATTTCTCTTGTTTCAGCACTTGCATTTTTATCCCCCCATGTTCTGCAATTTTATATATGACCAGCCGAACTTTGGACCCATAAAGTCATATAAATGAGGGCAATTTTTACCTCGAATAACGGTATTAACGGCATTTTATAACAAGCGTCGTAAAAAAGAGCAAAACTAGGAGCTCCACTTTATGTGAACGTTAAGCCTTACCAGCGTACTTATCCGGGGTTTTATCGAACGTAGCTTTGCATGATTCGCAGCAGAAATAATACGTCTTGCCCTGGTACGTTTCCTTTGCGCCGGGGCTCTTCGGGTCCACTTCCATGTTACAAACCGGGTCCTTCACCATATTATCACCATTCGATTATAGTAATAGTATCATAAAAAATCTGACCTGCGGATAATGCGGTCAGGCCATATAGAATAGCTGTTTTATAAGCTTCCTAAGCAATGGGGGCCCGTGTCCATATAGCTCTTCAAAGCCATGGAAGCGTGTATGGCTTCGCTGAATGGGCTTAAAACAGGCCGAAACATGAAACGTCGGGATAAAATTCAAGCCCCGCCCGAACATTGTTCATTAGGGGGATGAAAAGATGGCAGAAGTGAAATTAAATGCAGCTGCTTTGGGCATCGCGGCCGCCATCATTGCCGCCGTGGTCATGCTCTTGCTGGGCATACTGGGAAACCTTGGCATCTACATGGGAGCGGTCCGAATGATGGAGGAGTGGCACATGTTCTTCAACCTCACCCCGCTAGGGATAATCGGGGGAATGATATAAGCGGCGATCATTAGCTTCATATTCGCCTACGCTTTCGGATTGGCATATAACTGGCTTACGCCAAGGGTATGACCATGCTAGCGACACTGAAATGAACAACTAGAATAGCCCTATTCGGAGGACCCTTCGCGGGGTTCCTGCTCGCCTGGCTCTATACTTGCTCGACGCTATAAAATAGCCTTAATCGGCCCTTCTAATCTTATATCTCTTCAATAGCGCCGAGTTAGTCACGACTGTCAGCGAGCTGATGGCCATGGCGGCCGCCGCTATGATCGGGTTCAGGAGGCCGACGGCGGCCACCGGTATTGCCAGAACGTTATAGAATAATGCCCAGAACATGTTCTGCTTTATTTTCCTCATCGTGGCCCGGCTCAGCATGATCCCCGCCACCACGTCCCTCAGGTCGTCCCTTATTAGCACTATACCGCCTGTCTCCTTGGCCACGTCGGAGCCGCTCCCCACCGCTATGCCGATGTCCGAAGCGGCCAGCGCAGGGGCGTCGTTGATGCCATCGCCCACCATGGCCACCACCTTGCCCTCTGCCCGCAATTTTTTTATCACGTTTTCCTTCTCGCCGGGCAGCACGTTAGCGATCACGCGGTCAATGCCTACCTGCCGCGCAATGGCCTTCGCCGTCCTCTCGTTATCGCCGGTCAACATGATCGTCTCGATGCCTAGCTTTTTAAGCTCCGTGACGGCCTCGGCGGAGCTCTCCTTCAGCGTGTCGGCCACCGCTATAGCGCCCGCCGCTTTCTTATTTACGGCGACAAGCATGGCGGTTTTCCCCTCCTCCTCAAGAGAGCGGAGGGAATCTTCAAAGCCTCCTATATCTATGCCGTTAGCCTGCATTAATCTCCTATTACCGACTAATACGTCTTTACCCTCTATAGTCACGCTGATGCCTTGCCCCGGCACGGCCTCGAATTTTTCGGGGTCTTTTAGTAATATGCCTTTATCCCTCGCGGCCCTAACGATGGCCTCGCCCAGCGGGTGCTCTGAGCCTTTCTCGGCTATCGCCGCAAGCCTCAAAATTTCTTCCTTATTTTCGCCCACGATGTCCGTCACAGACGGCTCTCCTTTAGTAAGCGTTCCCGTCTTATCGAAGACCACGGTGTTGAGCGCCTGCGCCCTCTCTAGGTACTCGCCGCCCCTTATCAGGATGCCTGCTTCCGCCCCTTTGCCCACTCCCACCATCAGCGCGGTTGGAGTAGCGATGCCAAGGGCGCACGGGCAGGAGATTATCAAGACGGCCACGAACGAGAGGATTGCCATGGTAATGTTCCTCATGATGAGCAGCCAGCCCAGGAGCGTCAATATCGCCACGGCTATGACGGCGGGCACGAAATATGCGCTCACCCGGTCCGCTATACGCTGGATAGGGGCGCTCGACGCCTGCGCCTCCTCCACCATCTTGACGATCTGCATGAGCATGGTGTCAGAGCCCACCCTGGTCGCCCGGACCTTCAGCATGCCTGTCTTGTTGATGGTCGCCCCTATGACCTCGCCGCCAGGCTTCTTTTCCACGGGCATGCTCTCGCCGGTGACCAGCTTCTCGTCCACTGACGACTCCCCCGCAATGACTACGCCGTCCGTCGGAATCTTATCTCCAGGCCTTACGACCAGGGTTTCGCCAACCATCACGTTTTCCACCGGTATGTCCATCTCCTTGCCGTCGCGGATGACCCTCGCCATGCTCGGCCTCAGGTCCATGAGCTTCCTCACTGCTGCCGAAGTGCTGGCCTTCATGTAGTCCTCCATGAACTTGCCGAGCAGGACGAAAGCGATGATGACCGCTGAGACCTCGAAGTATACGTCCGTCTTGGGAACGGGGAGCAAGCCCGGGAAAAACAAGACCACCACGCTGAATATGTACGCGGTAAGCGTCCCCATGGATATGAGCACGTCCATGTTGGTTGTTCCGCCCTTAAGCGCCTCGAAAGCCCCCTTATAAAAGCTCCAGCCGCCGATGAACTGAACGGGAGTAGTCAAAATGAACAGCCAGTAGCCCCAGGTGAACCATGGAAGCTGGGGTATTGGCGCCCAGGTGATGATGCTCACGCCTGCCGCCAGGGTTAGAAAAGCAACGACTCGCAAAAGGC from Methanocella conradii HZ254 harbors:
- a CDS encoding four-helix bundle copper-binding protein encodes the protein MQVLKQEKYQSCIEACFDCAESCEACATDCLRDPNVKMLSKCIQLLRDCSDICAASARYMSRDSEYARNICRVCADVCDACAAECDKHKSLGHCRITASSCRSCAEECRKMMR
- a CDS encoding YHS domain-containing protein → MVKDPVCNMEVDPKSPGAKETYQGKTYYFCCESCKATFDKTPDKYAGKA
- a CDS encoding heavy metal translocating P-type ATPase, with protein sequence MPVDPICGMSVELDTPFKKEVGGRTYYFCSEQCLRTFENPERELKSMKRRVTIALSGVLLIGLLRVVAFLTLAAGVSIITWAPIPQLPWFTWGYWLFILTTPVQFIGGWSFYKGAFEALKGGTTNMDVLISMGTLTAYIFSVVVLFFPGLLPVPKTDVYFEVSAVIIAFVLLGKFMEDYMKASTSAAVRKLMDLRPSMARVIRDGKEMDIPVENVMVGETLVVRPGDKIPTDGVVIAGESSVDEKLVTGESMPVEKKPGGEVIGATINKTGMLKVRATRVGSDTMLMQIVKMVEEAQASSAPIQRIADRVSAYFVPAVIAVAILTLLGWLLIMRNITMAILSFVAVLIISCPCALGIATPTALMVGVGKGAEAGILIRGGEYLERAQALNTVVFDKTGTLTKGEPSVTDIVGENKEEILRLAAIAEKGSEHPLGEAIVRAARDKGILLKDPEKFEAVPGQGISVTIEGKDVLVGNRRLMQANGIDIGGFEDSLRSLEEEGKTAMLVAVNKKAAGAIAVADTLKESSAEAVTELKKLGIETIMLTGDNERTAKAIARQVGIDRVIANVLPGEKENVIKKLRAEGKVVAMVGDGINDAPALAASDIGIAVGSGSDVAKETGGIVLIRDDLRDVVAGIMLSRATMRKIKQNMFWALFYNVLAIPVAAVGLLNPIIAAAAMAISSLTVVTNSALLKRYKIRRAD